Proteins found in one Homalodisca vitripennis isolate AUS2020 chromosome 4, UT_GWSS_2.1, whole genome shotgun sequence genomic segment:
- the LOC124361556 gene encoding uncharacterized protein LOC124361556, whose translation MLVFVLRFSRHFSYILALKTLYCALVRQILEYGSPVWNPHQNFLIDELEKIQRRFVRAVDVRMGFTYQQVPIEDLFRDLGLQPLVSRRFTADIMLLHKILNDNIDCPDILQMVLFKTPSSTRSSDLFVRQHHRTNYAANSAMARLQR comes from the coding sequence ATGCTTGTTTTTGTTCTCCGCTTCTCTAGACACTTCAGCTACATATTAGCACTTAAGACTTTGTACTGTGCCTTGGTACGTcaaatccttgaatatggctcCCCTGTCTGGAATCCGCATCAGAACTTTCTCATAGACGAACTAGAGAAAATCCAGAGAAGATTCGTCCGAGCGGTGGACGTCAGGATGGGTTTCACCTATCAACAAGTCCCCATCGAAGACCTGTTCCGTGATCTAGGGCTCCAGCCACTTGTGAGTCGCAGATTTACCGCAGACATTATGCTGCTCCATAAGATCCTCAACGACAACATCGACTGTCCTGATATATTACAAATGGTCCTATTCAAGACTCCATCATCCACCCGGTCTAGCGACCTGTTTGTCAGGCAACATCACCGCACCAACTACGCTGCAAATAGTGCGATGGCCCGTCTTCAGAGATAA